A window from bacterium encodes these proteins:
- a CDS encoding ABC transporter permease subunit, whose amino-acid sequence MIWLKDRPPFRGGFKLVDLLVICGVFLLLFAAVRLGEGMAVPFSETHQPPIELGLAALPYYAGRSLLRMFLALGASLVFTLLYGYVAAYHRWARVVLLPLLDILQSVPVLGFLSVTVVAFMALFPGSLLGLELASIFAIFTAMAWNMTFSFYYSLRTVPKELNEAAAIYQFGGWQRFVQLEVPFAMIGLVWNGMMSFGGGWFFLAASEAITVLHKNIKLPGLGSYLATAIEQGKLGAVWAAIITMLVLILAVDFFVWRPLIAWSQKFKFEQTEAGLTPQSPVLTMLQRSTLVEVWSERVWQPLRERFFLALVRLNRLLAAPTTKGDAWVWLRRLSGLGILALVGWGLVKGWGLLMGLVATLSPGMVLQAIALGSLTMLRVLVIVVLATLIWTPVGVWIGFNPKVARVAQPVVQVLASFPAVMLFPLITLCFLRFHISLDYGGILLMALGSQWYILFNVIAGAMAIPSDLREAAAVFNLRGALRWWRLIIPGIFPFWVTGAVTAAGGAWNASIVAEVVSWNGQTLTAHGLGAYIARATTQGDWSAIALGIAVMALFVVGFNHLIWRPLYDLAERKYRLDI is encoded by the coding sequence ATGATCTGGCTCAAAGACCGCCCGCCCTTTCGGGGTGGCTTCAAGCTCGTGGATCTGCTCGTCATCTGCGGAGTGTTTCTGCTGCTCTTCGCCGCCGTTCGATTGGGCGAGGGCATGGCGGTGCCCTTCAGCGAGACCCATCAGCCCCCGATCGAGCTTGGCTTGGCGGCATTACCCTACTACGCGGGGCGATCGCTCTTGCGGATGTTCCTGGCGCTCGGCGCCTCGCTCGTTTTCACCCTTCTCTACGGCTACGTCGCGGCCTATCACCGCTGGGCCCGCGTCGTCCTGCTCCCTTTGCTGGACATTCTCCAATCCGTGCCGGTGCTGGGCTTCCTCTCGGTGACGGTGGTGGCGTTCATGGCGCTCTTTCCAGGCTCCTTGCTCGGCCTCGAGTTGGCCTCGATCTTCGCCATCTTCACGGCCATGGCCTGGAACATGACCTTCAGCTTCTACTACTCTCTGCGGACCGTCCCGAAAGAGCTGAACGAGGCCGCCGCGATCTATCAGTTCGGGGGATGGCAGCGCTTCGTCCAGCTCGAAGTGCCCTTCGCGATGATCGGGCTGGTCTGGAACGGGATGATGAGCTTCGGCGGCGGCTGGTTCTTCCTGGCAGCCAGCGAGGCCATCACGGTCCTGCACAAGAATATCAAGCTGCCTGGGCTCGGGTCCTACCTCGCAACAGCCATCGAGCAAGGGAAGCTGGGCGCTGTTTGGGCCGCGATTATCACCATGCTCGTGCTCATCCTGGCAGTGGACTTCTTCGTGTGGCGGCCCCTGATCGCCTGGTCCCAGAAGTTCAAGTTCGAGCAGACTGAAGCCGGCCTCACGCCCCAGTCGCCGGTGCTCACCATGCTGCAGCGCTCGACGCTGGTCGAGGTCTGGAGCGAGCGGGTTTGGCAACCGCTCCGCGAGCGGTTCTTCTTGGCTCTCGTTCGTCTGAATCGGCTGCTAGCCGCACCCACGACGAAGGGCGATGCATGGGTCTGGCTACGACGGCTCTCGGGCCTGGGGATTCTGGCGCTCGTTGGATGGGGCCTCGTCAAGGGATGGGGCCTCTTGATGGGCCTGGTGGCGACCCTTTCGCCAGGGATGGTGCTACAAGCGATCGCCCTGGGTAGCCTGACCATGCTCCGCGTGCTGGTCATCGTCGTCTTGGCGACGCTCATCTGGACGCCTGTCGGGGTCTGGATCGGCTTCAATCCCAAGGTGGCTCGGGTAGCGCAGCCGGTGGTCCAAGTCCTCGCTTCTTTTCCAGCGGTCATGCTCTTCCCCTTGATCACCCTCTGCTTCTTGCGCTTCCACATCAGCCTGGACTACGGCGGCATCCTGCTCATGGCCCTGGGATCCCAGTGGTACATCCTCTTCAACGTGATCGCCGGGGCCATGGCCATCCCATCGGACCTCCGAGAGGCCGCCGCGGTCTTCAACCTCCGAGGGGCCTTACGCTGGTGGCGCCTCATCATCCCGGGGATCTTCCCGTTCTGGGTGACCGGGGCCGTCACCGCAGCGGGGGGCGCCTGGAACGCCAGCATCGTGGCCGAGGTCGTCTCCTGGAACGGGCAAACGCTCACGGCCCATGGGCTCGGCGCCTACATCGCCCGGGCGACGACCCAGGGCGATTGGAGCGCCATCGCGCTCGGGATCGCGGTGATGGCGCTGTTCGTCGTGGGCTTCAACCATCTCATCTGGCGCCCCCTCTACGATCTCGCCGAACGCAAGTACCGCCTGGACATCTGA
- a CDS encoding nitrate/sulfonate/bicarbonate ABC transporter ATP-binding protein: MQSRASGDTLLQTKDVSKAFMQPDGSQIPIFNHIDLSIHRGQIVALLGPSGSGKSTLLRVLTGLTPPTSGEVLYHGQRLSGINPGAAIVFQSFALFPWLTVLENVEVGLQAKGVHAVERRKRALKAIDTIGLDGFEEAYPKELSGGMRQRVGFARALVVEPELLCLDEPFSALDVLTAENLRSELISLWVHRKIPIQAILIVTHSIEEAVYLADRAIILGKDPGRIRADIPIALPHDRDRQAPDFQKLVDRIYTIMTQPQHDFAQLGLGEVMLVPEGARAKEFQAIPHAKPGAIAGLLELLEDRGGREDLYKLGHDLHLAVDDLLPITDGAQILGLATIHEGDIALSLEGGLFLKAGILQRKQIFRRLALERVQLIAMIERVLESKKNHEMPEEFFLEVLNHHFSPNEAHRQLQTAIDWGRYAELFTYDEQSHLLFME; encoded by the coding sequence ATGCAAAGCCGTGCGTCGGGGGATACGCTCCTTCAGACGAAAGACGTCTCGAAGGCCTTCATGCAGCCGGATGGCAGCCAGATTCCCATCTTCAACCATATCGACCTTTCGATCCATCGCGGGCAGATCGTCGCCCTGCTTGGCCCGTCCGGCTCCGGTAAGTCGACCCTGCTCCGGGTCCTCACCGGCCTGACGCCGCCCACCAGCGGCGAGGTGCTCTATCACGGCCAGCGCCTCAGCGGTATCAACCCCGGGGCGGCCATCGTCTTCCAGAGCTTCGCACTGTTCCCTTGGCTCACCGTCCTCGAGAACGTGGAGGTCGGTCTCCAGGCCAAGGGGGTCCACGCCGTCGAGCGCCGGAAACGCGCCTTGAAGGCCATCGACACCATCGGGCTCGACGGCTTCGAGGAGGCCTACCCCAAGGAGCTCTCGGGCGGGATGCGCCAGCGGGTCGGCTTTGCCAGGGCGCTGGTCGTCGAGCCCGAACTGCTGTGCCTTGACGAGCCCTTCAGCGCGCTGGACGTCTTGACCGCCGAGAACCTCCGCAGTGAGCTCATCTCCTTGTGGGTGCACCGCAAGATTCCGATCCAGGCCATCCTGATCGTCACCCACAGCATCGAGGAGGCCGTCTATCTGGCGGACCGCGCGATCATCCTGGGCAAGGACCCCGGTCGCATCCGGGCCGATATCCCGATCGCGCTGCCCCACGATCGCGATCGCCAGGCTCCCGATTTCCAGAAGTTGGTCGATCGCATCTACACCATCATGACCCAGCCCCAGCATGACTTCGCCCAGCTGGGGCTGGGCGAAGTCATGCTCGTTCCGGAGGGGGCGCGAGCCAAGGAGTTTCAAGCGATCCCACATGCGAAGCCGGGGGCGATCGCAGGCCTGCTCGAACTCCTGGAAGACCGCGGTGGGCGAGAGGACCTCTACAAGCTGGGACACGACCTTCATCTGGCGGTGGATGATCTGCTGCCAATCACCGACGGCGCCCAGATCCTGGGCTTGGCGACGATCCACGAGGGGGACATCGCCCTCTCGCTCGAAGGCGGCCTCTTCCTGAAAGCGGGCATCTTGCAACGCAAGCAGATCTTTCGGCGCCTTGCGCTGGAGCGCGTCCAACTGATCGCCATGATCGAGCGGGTGCTCGAAAGCAAAAAGAACCATGAGATGCCCGAGGAGTTCTTCCTGGAAGTCCTCAATCACCACTTCAGTCCCAACGAGGCCCATCGACAGCTTCAAACCGCCATCGACTGGGGCCGATACGCCGAGCTCTTCACCTATGACGAGCAATCGCATTTGCTGTTTATGGAATAG
- a CDS encoding CHASE3 domain-containing protein, protein MMRSWTFGKKIGAGFAVAVAFLLIIGLIALRGADSLLKNHHWVLHSHKVTSDISQVLWLLKDLESGQRGFVITGDDRFLTADEGSRANLPKTLANLRKLLSDSPEQLARLDRLQPLVELRVEQLGSLVQLRRTAGFEAAQREVASLKGLTTMEQIRSLLTEMQAEETHLLGLREASSQRSIDMVEGTTLGGTLLAFISMTALGIFLTRSLSSQIGLAVANLQSSSTELRAAANQQASASTEQATSMNELATTMQEILASSRHITENAQRVARIADDTSRAARSGDDAVAQAHASMEIIRRQVDLIVSHMLALGKKSQQIGGILDIIKELAEQTNILAINATIESAAAGESGKRFAAVADEIRKLADRVTGSTREIRPLIDEIRAAANTTVMATEEGSKTVDAGSRQFDELATAFAQIVDLVAATAEAAREIELGTKQQTTAIEQVNLAISDVAQAAKETEVSSSQTLQTSIQLTVVSRELAHIVQRASTT, encoded by the coding sequence ATAATGCGGTCATGGACATTCGGAAAGAAGATCGGCGCGGGGTTCGCCGTGGCAGTGGCATTTCTTCTGATCATCGGCCTCATCGCCCTGCGCGGGGCGGACTCGCTGCTGAAGAACCACCACTGGGTGCTCCACTCCCACAAGGTCACGAGCGATATCAGCCAGGTCCTTTGGTTGCTGAAGGACCTCGAGTCGGGGCAGCGCGGGTTCGTCATCACGGGCGACGATCGCTTCTTGACCGCGGACGAGGGGTCGCGCGCGAATCTTCCCAAGACCCTCGCGAACCTTCGCAAGCTTTTGTCGGACAGCCCCGAGCAGCTTGCTCGCCTGGATCGCCTCCAGCCCCTCGTCGAGCTCAGGGTCGAGCAGCTGGGGAGTCTGGTTCAGCTGCGTCGCACCGCCGGCTTCGAAGCGGCGCAAAGAGAGGTCGCCAGCCTCAAGGGCTTGACCACCATGGAGCAGATCAGGAGCCTGCTCACCGAGATGCAGGCCGAGGAGACGCACCTCCTTGGGCTGCGCGAGGCCTCTTCGCAGCGAAGCATCGACATGGTGGAGGGGACCACCCTCGGGGGGACGCTGCTGGCGTTCATCAGCATGACCGCGCTCGGCATCTTCCTGACCCGCTCGCTGAGCAGCCAGATCGGTCTTGCGGTCGCCAACCTCCAGAGCTCTTCGACCGAGCTCAGGGCTGCTGCCAACCAGCAGGCGTCTGCATCGACCGAGCAAGCGACGTCCATGAACGAGCTGGCCACCACCATGCAAGAGATCCTGGCCTCCTCGCGACACATCACCGAGAACGCCCAGCGGGTGGCGCGCATCGCCGATGACACCTCGCGCGCCGCGCGCTCGGGGGATGATGCGGTCGCCCAGGCGCACGCCTCCATGGAGATCATCCGGCGCCAGGTCGATCTGATCGTCTCTCACATGCTGGCCCTGGGCAAGAAGTCGCAGCAGATCGGCGGCATCCTGGACATCATCAAAGAGCTGGCCGAGCAGACCAACATCCTGGCCATCAACGCCACCATCGAGTCGGCTGCGGCCGGCGAAAGCGGCAAGCGCTTCGCGGCGGTCGCCGACGAGATCCGCAAGCTCGCCGATCGCGTCACGGGCTCGACCCGCGAGATCCGGCCGCTCATCGACGAGATCCGCGCCGCGGCGAACACGACCGTGATGGCCACCGAAGAAGGCTCCAAGACGGTCGATGCGGGTAGCCGCCAGTTCGACGAGCTTGCGACCGCCTTCGCGCAGATCGTCGATCTGGTCGCAGCGACCGCCGAGGCGGCCCGCGAGATCGAGCTCGGGACCAAGCAGCAGACCACCGCCATCGAGCAGGTGAATCTCGCCATCTCGGACGTCGCCCAAGCCGCCAAGGAGACCGAGGTCAGCTCCAGCCAGACGCTGCAGACCTCCATCCAGCTCACGGTGGTGTCGCGAGAGCTCGCTCACATCGTCCAGCGCGCCTCGACGACATAA